A window of the Isosphaera pallida ATCC 43644 genome harbors these coding sequences:
- a CDS encoding amino acid kinase family protein — MSPDANPNSQPAGDRDHQPLPPGVRPTARARVVPTPPSSLGRLTVLKVGGSLLDWPELPERLERLLEDLRRRGDRVVVLVGGAAVADWVRALDRIHRLGESRSHHLAIRALEFTSHVLAALAPRLGLDVIDNLDDCDESWLAGRVPILSPRLLLDQDEQESPVPLEHSWDVTTDSIAARVAFRLKAELWLLKSTDLPEGVDRFEAACLGLVDPAFPMVAQPLETVVYLNLRAPKLDVRFL; from the coding sequence ATGTCCCCCGACGCCAACCCCAACTCCCAACCCGCCGGGGATCGGGACCACCAGCCTTTGCCTCCGGGCGTCCGCCCAACTGCCCGCGCCCGAGTCGTTCCTACCCCACCCTCGAGTCTGGGACGCTTGACTGTCCTCAAGGTGGGAGGCAGTCTATTGGATTGGCCCGAACTTCCCGAACGGTTGGAGCGGTTGCTCGAGGATCTGAGACGCCGCGGCGACCGCGTGGTGGTGCTGGTGGGAGGAGCCGCTGTCGCCGATTGGGTCCGCGCCCTGGACCGCATCCATCGCCTTGGCGAGTCGCGATCCCATCATCTGGCGATCCGCGCGTTGGAGTTCACCTCCCACGTTCTGGCAGCCTTAGCGCCTCGGCTGGGTCTGGACGTCATCGACAACCTGGACGACTGCGACGAATCCTGGTTGGCCGGTCGCGTCCCTATCCTCTCGCCACGCCTCCTGCTCGACCAGGACGAGCAGGAATCTCCCGTCCCTCTGGAACACTCCTGGGATGTGACCACGGACTCGATCGCCGCTCGGGTCGCGTTTCGGCTCAAGGCCGAATTATGGCTGCTCAAAAGTACCGACCTTCCCGAGGGCGTCGATCGGTTCGAGGCCGCTTGTCTGGGGTTGGTTGACCCCGCCTTTCCCATGGTGGCCCAGCCGCTGGAGACCGTCGTTTACCTCAACCTCCGCGCCCCCAAGCTGGATGTTCGATTCTTGTAA
- a CDS encoding magnesium chelatase — protein MTTEMASRFADRPRTLGQLKASGYQSRPVKEEMRTNLIAKLRRGEPLFPGIVGYEETVFPQIINGILSRHDLLFLGLRGQAKTRMLRRLVDLLDEAIPIVAGSEINDDPLRPLSAYARQLIRDHGDDTPIEWIGRDRRYLEKLATPDVSIADLIGEIDMIKVAEGRYLSNENVIHYGLIPRTNRGIFCVNELPDLAPRIQVGLFNVLEERDLQIRGFPIRLELDVCMVFSANPEDYTNRGRIVTPLKDRIGTVVRTHYPLTRELGIRINDENAYLDRPEGLALVIPPFIKELIEETSRLARTSPHVNQQSGVSTRMSIANLENIVSNAERRALVHHENVILPRPSDTNHLAPGSRGKLELLMTEDDTQEDLLILRLRDEALKVVFDQHISVKSLKPIVEWFDAGGTLELGDMVPSQEGAARIAQVPPLAQMVENLLERLIPEAVGRPSDQGGDAARVAVAELLLDGLHVHNRLNRSPKNSGQSYRS, from the coding sequence ATGACCACGGAGATGGCGTCTCGGTTTGCCGACCGGCCCCGCACCCTGGGCCAACTCAAAGCCAGCGGCTACCAGTCCCGCCCCGTTAAGGAGGAAATGCGCACCAACCTCATCGCCAAACTCCGCCGGGGCGAACCGCTGTTTCCCGGCATCGTCGGCTACGAAGAGACGGTGTTTCCTCAGATTATTAACGGCATCCTCTCACGTCACGACCTGTTGTTCCTAGGCCTCCGCGGCCAGGCCAAAACCCGCATGCTGCGGCGGTTAGTCGATCTGCTGGACGAGGCGATTCCCATCGTCGCGGGGTCGGAAATCAACGACGACCCATTGCGTCCCCTTTCGGCCTACGCCCGCCAACTCATCCGCGACCACGGCGACGACACCCCAATCGAATGGATCGGCCGGGATCGCCGCTATCTGGAGAAGCTGGCGACCCCCGACGTGTCGATCGCCGACCTGATCGGTGAAATCGACATGATCAAAGTCGCTGAAGGTCGCTACCTTTCAAACGAGAATGTCATCCACTATGGATTGATCCCGCGGACCAATCGGGGTATCTTCTGCGTCAACGAATTGCCCGACCTCGCGCCCCGCATTCAAGTGGGGCTGTTCAACGTGCTGGAGGAGCGGGATCTGCAAATCCGAGGGTTTCCGATCCGGTTGGAGTTGGATGTCTGCATGGTGTTCTCGGCCAACCCGGAGGATTACACCAACCGGGGCCGGATCGTCACGCCGCTCAAGGATCGGATCGGGACGGTCGTACGCACCCACTACCCCCTGACCCGTGAGTTGGGGATCCGCATCAACGACGAGAACGCCTATCTCGACCGGCCCGAGGGGCTGGCGTTGGTCATCCCCCCTTTCATCAAGGAGTTGATCGAGGAGACCTCGCGGCTGGCCCGAACCTCGCCCCATGTCAACCAACAGTCGGGCGTCTCGACGCGGATGTCGATCGCCAACCTGGAAAATATCGTCTCCAACGCCGAACGTCGCGCTTTAGTTCACCATGAAAACGTGATCCTACCCCGCCCCTCCGACACCAACCACTTGGCCCCCGGCTCGCGCGGCAAACTCGAACTCCTCATGACCGAAGATGACACCCAAGAAGATCTGTTGATCCTACGCCTCCGCGACGAAGCGTTGAAAGTCGTGTTCGACCAGCATATTTCAGTCAAAAGCCTCAAGCCAATCGTCGAGTGGTTCGACGCGGGCGGAACCCTAGAACTCGGCGACATGGTGCCAAGCCAGGAGGGAGCTGCGCGAATCGCTCAAGTGCCTCCGTTGGCGCAAATGGTCGAGAATCTGCTGGAACGTCTGATCCCCGAGGCCGTCGGCCGTCCGTCCGACCAAGGTGGCGACGCGGCGCGAGTGGCCGTGGCGGAACTCCTGCTGGACGGGCTCCATGTCCACAATCGTCTCAACCGCTCCCCCAAAAACAGTGGCCAGTCCTACCGGAGTTGA
- a CDS encoding NPCBM/NEW2 domain-containing protein has protein sequence MNLHFWTRLVVVALVGLGTGRGWLGLGSPAEAQQADPIFNVTFIDGTVRVGRLEGLVAPSDPAAKAMTEPTLLLLLDEPPPESPPHPETSPNTPPLDQPQPQPVQVAAVADDKALGSRIALPLAQVVRITRTAPREPGQGPRPMIPPFATNLAVFPDGERLAIVGVGGDDTNLILQTRLLGPLNTPLLAPLGLLLQPPTTVAETLAQLDLLASMEPGGDSVWFTNGDRQTGGVLGLDGPNRALRFQLNNAAQPAQLDLTGIRAIGFDPALVDYPLPPPPAMVLTLTLVDGSRIGVVDSKIVRGRILARTRFGASINVPLADVVRIEPRTDRLQWLTARTPLAVQFADYFGDSATDPASVVFLNRNAAGGPLILDGQAYDHGLGMRSRTIAVYRVEPDDQAFHAEIGIDDSGGVPENPVTHGHVRFRVLVDRTEVFQRDLALRDPPQPVRVDLAGKRLLVLIADFGDRGDVNDLANWIDARIIRATPNPQETP, from the coding sequence ATGAACTTGCATTTCTGGACTCGTTTGGTTGTCGTCGCGTTGGTCGGCCTTGGTACGGGTCGGGGTTGGTTGGGGCTTGGTTCGCCCGCCGAAGCGCAGCAAGCCGACCCGATTTTCAACGTGACCTTCATCGACGGCACCGTCCGCGTGGGACGCCTAGAGGGCTTGGTCGCCCCCTCCGACCCGGCCGCCAAGGCGATGACCGAACCGACCCTACTGCTCCTGCTGGACGAACCCCCACCGGAGTCCCCACCTCATCCCGAAACGTCCCCGAACACGCCCCCCCTGGATCAACCTCAACCCCAACCCGTTCAAGTCGCCGCGGTTGCGGACGACAAGGCCCTCGGGTCGCGGATTGCCTTGCCTCTCGCCCAGGTGGTTCGAATCACCCGCACCGCGCCACGCGAACCAGGCCAGGGTCCGAGGCCAATGATTCCCCCGTTTGCGACGAACCTGGCGGTTTTTCCCGACGGCGAGCGGCTGGCGATTGTGGGAGTCGGCGGCGACGACACCAACCTGATCCTGCAAACTCGGTTGCTCGGCCCCCTCAACACCCCGCTGCTAGCTCCGTTGGGCCTGCTGCTGCAGCCGCCTACCACGGTCGCCGAAACCCTCGCTCAACTCGACCTATTAGCCAGTATGGAACCCGGCGGCGACTCGGTCTGGTTCACTAACGGCGATCGGCAAACCGGAGGCGTACTGGGTCTGGATGGCCCCAACCGGGCGCTGCGGTTCCAACTCAACAACGCCGCCCAACCCGCCCAACTCGATCTGACCGGCATCCGCGCCATCGGTTTCGACCCGGCCCTGGTCGATTATCCCCTGCCGCCTCCCCCAGCGATGGTTTTGACCCTCACCCTGGTGGATGGTTCTCGGATCGGCGTGGTCGATTCCAAGATTGTTCGAGGTCGAATCCTGGCCCGGACCCGCTTCGGCGCGTCGATCAATGTTCCCCTCGCCGACGTGGTCCGCATCGAACCCCGAACCGACCGCCTCCAATGGCTGACGGCCCGGACTCCGCTGGCCGTCCAGTTCGCCGACTACTTCGGCGACTCCGCCACCGACCCCGCCTCGGTCGTGTTTCTCAACCGCAACGCCGCTGGAGGACCGCTGATCCTCGATGGCCAAGCCTACGACCACGGCTTAGGCATGCGCTCCCGAACCATCGCGGTCTACCGGGTTGAACCGGACGATCAGGCGTTCCACGCCGAAATCGGCATCGACGACTCCGGCGGCGTCCCGGAAAACCCCGTGACTCATGGTCATGTCCGTTTCCGCGTCCTGGTGGATCGCACCGAAGTGTTTCAACGCGACCTGGCGCTACGCGACCCGCCCCAACCTGTGCGGGTCGATCTGGCGGGGAAACGCCTGCTGGTCCTAATCGCCGACTTCGGCGACCGAGGCGACGTCAACGACCTCGCCAACTGGATCGACGCCCGAATCATCCGCGCCACCCCCAATCCCCAAGAGACCCCCTAG
- a CDS encoding prenyltransferase/squalene oxidase repeat-containing protein produces MHFHLLVLPCLATGLLTGPASGLLPGQPPDQGGDFAEVRTGEVADHVAAMITSETEEAIRNGLQWLAQQQAADGSFGSGSYQSNLAVTSLAGLAFMASGSSPGRGPYGEVIDKALKFVLDNTTASGFITVPNSMTHGPMYSHGFATLFLAEAYGQSRRPELREKLQKAVRLIIDTQNHEGGWRYQPAPRDADISVTVCQINALRAARNAGIFVPKETVENCIKYCKDSQNPDGGFRYMLQGGGSAFPRSAAGIVALYSAAVYDQAEIDRGFDYLNKYLPSGRDGGPPKFPHYFYGHYYAAQAMWIRGGKDWDDWYPAIRDELLAKQMAQGYWMDTVCREYGTAMALIVLQMPNNTLPIFQR; encoded by the coding sequence ATGCATTTTCATTTGCTCGTGCTTCCATGCCTGGCGACGGGGTTGCTGACCGGACCGGCTTCGGGGCTGCTGCCTGGTCAACCGCCCGACCAAGGCGGCGACTTCGCGGAAGTCCGCACCGGCGAGGTCGCCGACCATGTCGCGGCGATGATCACCTCCGAAACCGAAGAGGCCATCCGCAACGGCCTGCAATGGCTGGCCCAACAACAAGCGGCCGATGGCTCGTTCGGCTCGGGTTCCTACCAGTCCAACTTGGCGGTCACCTCGCTGGCCGGCCTGGCCTTCATGGCCTCCGGCTCCAGCCCTGGCCGCGGCCCTTACGGCGAAGTCATCGATAAGGCGCTCAAGTTCGTATTGGACAACACCACCGCCTCGGGATTCATCACCGTGCCCAACTCGATGACGCACGGCCCGATGTATTCACATGGGTTCGCCACCTTGTTTCTGGCCGAAGCCTACGGCCAGTCGCGGCGTCCCGAACTGCGCGAGAAGCTGCAAAAGGCCGTGCGGCTGATCATTGACACCCAGAACCACGAAGGCGGCTGGCGCTACCAACCTGCCCCCCGCGATGCTGACATTTCCGTGACCGTCTGCCAAATCAACGCGCTGCGGGCCGCCCGCAACGCGGGTATCTTCGTGCCCAAGGAAACCGTCGAAAACTGCATCAAATACTGCAAGGATTCGCAAAACCCCGACGGCGGCTTCCGCTACATGCTCCAAGGCGGCGGTAGCGCCTTTCCCCGCTCCGCGGCCGGCATTGTCGCCCTCTACAGCGCCGCGGTGTACGATCAGGCGGAGATCGACCGAGGTTTCGACTATCTCAACAAATATCTGCCCTCGGGCCGCGACGGTGGTCCGCCCAAATTCCCCCACTACTTCTACGGTCATTACTACGCAGCACAGGCGATGTGGATTCGGGGCGGCAAGGACTGGGACGACTGGTACCCAGCGATCCGCGACGAATTATTAGCCAAACAGATGGCCCAAGGCTACTGGATGGACACCGTCTGCCGCGAATACGGCACCGCAATGGCGCTGATCGTTCTCCAAATGCCCAACAACACCCTGCCAATCTTCCAACGCTAA
- a CDS encoding VWA domain-containing protein: protein MALHEYSRWDGRQSFSPQSADRLFDQIAQQMLQFGDQVLRRLEDLEDDPDAADLLRKIQEQGLMERDKEGHWVVTPQGLKRVRHHALLNLFQTLKANAAGGNHETRLKGGCESPHEDIRPYVYGDSLAHLNLHETLRNAMARRPSGPPIRLERDDLMIHETERQVRCATVVLIDQSGSMGRYGKYAQTKRIALALAGLVQARFPQDSLEFVGFSSFAHRLSEIDLLNSAPKRVSIFDPRVHLRINLDAPPAFVPQHFTNIHAGLKLARSILARQTAATKQIIVITDGEPTAHVEGRDVLLIYPPCERTADATLAEARQCARAGIAVSSFALIEDSFYVGLVNFVEQLAKVTRGVAISCDASDIGKLVYQSFVGGRQTRRVIP, encoded by the coding sequence ATGGCCTTGCACGAATACTCCCGTTGGGACGGCCGCCAGTCGTTCTCGCCTCAGTCGGCTGATCGGTTGTTCGACCAAATCGCCCAGCAGATGCTCCAGTTCGGCGATCAGGTGCTGCGTCGGCTCGAAGACCTCGAAGACGACCCCGACGCCGCCGACCTGCTCCGCAAGATTCAGGAACAGGGCCTGATGGAACGGGACAAGGAAGGCCACTGGGTGGTGACGCCTCAGGGTCTCAAGCGAGTGCGTCACCACGCCTTGTTGAACCTGTTCCAGACCCTCAAGGCCAACGCAGCAGGTGGCAACCACGAGACCCGTCTCAAAGGAGGCTGCGAATCCCCGCATGAGGATATTCGGCCGTATGTGTACGGGGATTCGCTTGCTCATTTGAATTTACACGAAACGTTGCGCAACGCAATGGCGCGACGCCCAAGCGGTCCGCCGATCCGGCTCGAACGTGACGATCTGATGATCCACGAGACCGAGCGGCAAGTCCGCTGCGCCACGGTGGTTCTGATCGATCAATCTGGCTCGATGGGTCGCTACGGCAAGTACGCCCAGACCAAGCGGATCGCTCTGGCGCTGGCCGGTTTGGTCCAAGCCCGGTTTCCCCAGGACAGTCTGGAATTCGTCGGATTCTCATCGTTCGCCCATCGTCTCAGCGAAATCGACTTGTTGAACTCCGCGCCCAAACGGGTGAGCATCTTCGACCCGCGGGTTCACCTGCGGATCAACTTGGATGCCCCACCCGCCTTTGTGCCGCAACACTTCACCAACATCCACGCCGGTCTCAAACTGGCCCGATCGATTCTGGCTCGTCAAACCGCCGCCACCAAACAGATCATCGTGATTACCGACGGCGAGCCCACCGCGCACGTTGAGGGGCGGGACGTGTTGCTCATTTATCCCCCCTGCGAACGCACCGCCGACGCGACCCTCGCCGAAGCCCGCCAATGCGCCCGGGCCGGCATTGCCGTCTCCAGCTTCGCCTTGATTGAAGACTCGTTTTATGTTGGCTTGGTCAACTTCGTCGAACAACTGGCCAAGGTCACCCGCGGCGTGGCGATCTCGTGCGACGCTTCCGACATCGGCAAACTGGTGTATCAATCGTTCGTCGGGGGCCGACAAACCCGGCGTGTGATTCCATGA
- a CDS encoding DUF4175 family protein — MSIPSPLEARVRSLRGRVRRFVAAHGLSLTVASVLTTVVAFCILDWLIPLDPWVRVILLLVVLGVLGWMVARWVVRPLIARFEDLDAARRIERRWPGLNDRLSSAIAFLQLGDRDDALAGSIALRQATIRQAERETAELDFRQALDPRPVRHALATALVAVAIAVALGVTFPESSRIALSRLFNPFGATQWPQRTHLVLKDYPTIVARGESFQLEATVADGERLPDSARVTFAFEDGEEVEEPMRVGETSFLARLETVTRPFRFRVAADDDVTEWRKVEVVPPPAVAELAMTLIPPAYTARPIVTLPAGQTQIRAVAGTTLDLQARANKPVAQARLRFSDETLPALDLDLSQEGRLLATRIPITRSTSFWFELTDTLGFANQDAARHELRVLPDESPRVVIEEPIADRDVTPNATVPVRIVADDDFGLATVKLLVETAGTNSEPTEALAKPLWEPSPNDPPDQRQSITHREVDYTWELAATNPAPGQVLTLYAEAADFKSPDGPNIGRSRKLQLRIVTPEQALRDLADRQREIRNEIERALAIQRQAALPVDEALRALEELDRLPQNQRDAVRNAEMIQRQVNGRLSNPIDGLDRRVDRFLEDLNNLKLNNPDARDQMLALEESLNRLKAEHLGQVEQDLARAVKNLEGGQQPQGGQQPQGGQQPQGGQQPQGGQQPQGDQQARGDQQARGGQQAQGGQQPQGGQQPQGGQQPQGGQQPQGGQQPQGDQQPQGGQQPQGGQQPQGDQQPQGGQQPQGGQQPQGDQQPQGEQQAREEERPGVEALALARDQQKAIESELQKMLDNLGEFENMRTITKDAEDLLNRQNDAIKRAIDAAARPDTLGKPPEQLTPEQRADLTNLGERQNELGRNVEDLRAKMDQMARRMEIEDPLAAAALKEAADRLRDQNTAARMAEAAEQLRRNQMGAARQGQDQAKADLENLVDQLKNRRERELSRLVKELKNAEAELDRLRQRQGENLRRTQEAANLADPEKRAQELQRLSKEQQRIQEDLKKQLQKLSKLRAENAARSGARASQNMDQARQDFDQGDAEAAQQNQEDALNNLEQAREEVEQARREAEEQLAAEQLGRIGDQLRALIERQEKMIAETVDYDRLKTEKGGKLTRGQTIEIRNLGNIQDGIQADTLDLAERLDGAPVVALVLRRAGENMSEAAQRLKSTDVGAETQDLERQALKRFEQLRDAIRNDQANNGQQQGGGEGGGGGGGGGGGEGLPSIAQLKLLKLLQEDLNRRTELLDELQRRRIPLTPDQEREASRLVEEQKTIADLARDLTKPIRDDGEQ; from the coding sequence ATGTCCATACCGTCCCCCCTGGAAGCGCGTGTCCGGTCCCTACGGGGACGGGTTCGGCGATTCGTGGCGGCTCACGGGCTGAGTCTGACGGTCGCCTCCGTCCTGACGACGGTGGTGGCCTTCTGCATTCTCGATTGGTTGATCCCGCTCGATCCCTGGGTCCGCGTCATCCTGCTGCTAGTGGTCCTGGGCGTTCTCGGCTGGATGGTCGCTCGCTGGGTGGTCCGCCCCCTCATCGCGCGGTTCGAGGATCTCGACGCCGCCCGCCGCATCGAACGCCGCTGGCCTGGACTCAACGACCGGCTCAGCAGCGCCATCGCCTTCCTCCAGCTCGGTGACCGCGACGACGCTCTGGCCGGCTCGATCGCCTTGCGCCAAGCCACCATCCGCCAAGCCGAGCGGGAAACAGCCGAACTCGACTTTCGCCAAGCCCTTGATCCCCGCCCAGTGCGACACGCCCTCGCCACCGCCTTGGTGGCCGTGGCGATCGCCGTGGCACTGGGAGTCACTTTCCCCGAATCCTCCCGGATCGCCCTCAGCCGATTGTTCAACCCCTTCGGCGCGACCCAGTGGCCCCAACGAACCCACCTCGTCCTCAAGGATTATCCCACAATCGTCGCGCGGGGCGAGTCGTTCCAACTCGAAGCCACCGTCGCGGACGGTGAACGCCTGCCCGACTCGGCTCGGGTCACCTTCGCGTTCGAGGATGGCGAAGAGGTCGAGGAACCTATGAGGGTGGGCGAAACCTCCTTCCTCGCGCGTCTGGAGACCGTCACCCGCCCCTTCCGGTTCCGGGTCGCCGCCGACGATGACGTGACCGAGTGGCGCAAGGTCGAAGTCGTGCCGCCTCCCGCGGTGGCCGAACTGGCGATGACTCTGATCCCTCCCGCTTACACCGCCCGTCCCATCGTCACCCTACCTGCCGGTCAAACCCAAATCCGCGCTGTCGCTGGAACCACCCTGGACCTCCAAGCCCGCGCCAACAAGCCAGTCGCCCAAGCCCGTCTGCGGTTCTCGGACGAAACTCTTCCTGCCCTCGACCTGGACCTCTCCCAAGAAGGCCGACTCCTGGCCACTCGCATTCCCATCACCCGATCGACCTCGTTCTGGTTCGAGTTGACCGACACCCTTGGCTTCGCCAACCAGGACGCCGCCCGTCACGAACTTCGCGTCCTGCCCGACGAATCCCCCCGGGTGGTCATTGAGGAACCCATCGCTGACCGCGACGTGACCCCCAACGCCACCGTCCCGGTGCGGATCGTCGCCGACGACGACTTCGGCCTGGCCACCGTCAAACTCCTGGTCGAAACCGCCGGGACCAACTCGGAACCGACCGAAGCCCTCGCCAAACCGCTCTGGGAACCCTCGCCCAACGACCCGCCCGACCAACGCCAGTCGATCACCCACCGCGAAGTCGATTACACCTGGGAACTCGCCGCCACCAACCCCGCGCCGGGACAGGTTTTGACGCTTTACGCCGAAGCCGCCGACTTCAAAAGCCCTGACGGTCCCAACATCGGTCGCAGCCGCAAACTGCAACTCCGCATCGTTACTCCCGAACAGGCCCTCCGCGACCTGGCCGACCGCCAGCGGGAAATTCGCAACGAGATCGAACGCGCCCTGGCCATCCAACGTCAGGCCGCCCTGCCAGTAGACGAGGCCCTGCGCGCCCTCGAAGAACTCGATCGCCTGCCCCAAAACCAACGCGACGCCGTGCGCAACGCCGAAATGATCCAACGTCAGGTCAACGGACGTTTGAGTAACCCCATCGACGGCCTCGACCGTCGGGTGGATCGCTTTCTTGAAGACCTGAACAACCTTAAGCTCAACAATCCCGACGCCCGCGATCAAATGTTGGCCCTGGAAGAAAGCCTAAACCGACTCAAGGCCGAACACCTCGGTCAGGTCGAACAAGACCTCGCCCGCGCTGTCAAAAATCTCGAAGGTGGTCAGCAGCCGCAGGGTGGCCAGCAGCCACAAGGTGGTCAGCAGCCGCAGGGTGGCCAGCAGCCGCAGGGTGGCCAGCAGCCGCAGGGTGACCAGCAGGCGCGGGGTGACCAGCAGGCGCGGGGTGGTCAGCAGGCGCAGGGTGGCCAGCAGCCACAGGGTGGCCAGCAGCCGCAAGGTGGTCAGCAGCCGCAAGGTGGTCAGCAGCCGCAAGGTGGTCAACAGCCGCAGGGTGACCAACAGCCGCAAGGTGGTCAACAGCCACAGGGTGGCCAGCAGCCGCAGGGTGACCAACAGCCGCAGGGTGGCCAGCAGCCGCAAGGTGGTCAGCAGCCGCAGGGTGACCAACAGCCGCAGGGCGAACAGCAGGCGCGGGAGGAGGAGCGTCCCGGCGTTGAGGCGCTGGCCCTGGCCCGCGATCAGCAAAAGGCGATCGAATCCGAACTCCAGAAGATGCTTGACAATCTGGGTGAGTTCGAGAATATGCGGACGATCACCAAGGACGCGGAAGATTTGTTGAATCGTCAAAACGATGCCATCAAGAGGGCGATTGACGCGGCCGCCCGGCCCGATACTCTAGGCAAACCCCCCGAGCAACTGACTCCGGAACAACGCGCCGACCTCACCAACCTGGGTGAACGTCAAAACGAACTGGGTCGCAATGTTGAAGACCTGCGGGCCAAGATGGATCAAATGGCCCGCCGGATGGAGATCGAGGACCCCTTGGCCGCCGCAGCGCTCAAGGAAGCCGCCGACCGTCTGCGTGACCAGAACACCGCCGCCCGCATGGCCGAAGCCGCCGAGCAACTCCGCCGCAACCAAATGGGGGCGGCGCGTCAGGGTCAGGATCAGGCCAAGGCCGACCTGGAGAATCTGGTCGATCAACTCAAGAATCGTCGGGAACGCGAACTCTCCCGGCTAGTCAAGGAGCTCAAGAACGCCGAGGCGGAACTCGACCGGCTCCGCCAACGTCAAGGAGAAAACCTGCGGAGGACTCAGGAGGCCGCTAACCTCGCCGACCCCGAGAAGCGTGCCCAAGAGCTTCAGAGGCTATCCAAGGAACAGCAACGCATCCAGGAGGACCTGAAAAAGCAACTCCAAAAGCTGAGCAAGCTCCGCGCTGAGAACGCCGCCCGATCCGGCGCGCGTGCGTCCCAAAACATGGACCAAGCGCGTCAAGATTTCGACCAGGGCGACGCCGAAGCCGCCCAGCAAAACCAGGAGGACGCCCTCAACAACCTCGAACAGGCCCGCGAGGAGGTGGAACAGGCCCGCCGTGAGGCCGAGGAGCAACTCGCCGCCGAACAACTAGGACGCATCGGGGATCAGCTTCGAGCTCTGATCGAACGTCAAGAGAAGATGATCGCCGAGACAGTCGATTACGACCGGCTCAAAACCGAAAAGGGTGGCAAGCTGACCCGCGGGCAAACCATCGAGATTCGAAACCTGGGCAACATCCAAGACGGGATTCAAGCCGACACCCTAGACCTGGCCGAGCGTCTCGACGGTGCCCCCGTAGTGGCCCTGGTGCTGCGACGGGCCGGCGAGAACATGAGCGAGGCCGCTCAGCGGCTCAAGTCCACCGACGTCGGTGCTGAGACCCAGGACCTGGAACGCCAGGCGCTCAAGCGGTTCGAGCAACTCCGCGACGCCATCCGTAACGACCAAGCCAACAACGGCCAACAACAAGGCGGCGGCGAGGGAGGAGGTGGCGGAGGCGGAGGCGGCGGCGGTGAGGGGTTGCCCTCCATCGCGCAGCTCAAGCTCCTCAAATTGCTTCAAGAGGATCTCAACAGACGGACCGAACTCCTCGACGAACTCCAACGTCGCCGCATCCCGCTAACGCCCGACCAGGAACGGGAGGCGAGCCGCCTGGTGGAGGAACAGAAAACCATCGCCGACCTGGCCCGCGACCTCACTAAGCCGATCCGTGACGATGGAGAACAGTAA